Part of the Leptospira sp. WS92.C1 genome is shown below.
TGTGGAAACTAATTTCAAAAACTCGGAGAAGGTCCCCTTTCTAGAAGCGGAAACGGCTTGGATCAGCAAATTCTTGCTTTCAATTCCTGCGTTCTTACAGGCCTTGAGTTCATCCTTGCTCAAATCGGAAATTCCCAAAAGCTCGGTCATATAACTTCTGCTTTTTCCAAAAAGTGTGGCTAATTCTTGATCCGTATATTTGAAACTGGTCTTTAAATGAGACATCGCTTCCACTTCTTCATAGGGGGATAGGTTTTCTCTTTGTAGGTTTTCTATGATTGCAAGTCGGAAGGTTTCTTTTTCGTCTCTGTCTAAGATTTTACATTCTATTTCTGTCCAGTTGAGCTGTTTCGCGGCGTGATATCTTCTTTCTCCCGCTACGATTCGATAGTGCTCATCGTCGGGATTTTGTTTTGTGACCACAATCGGCTGGAGAAGTCCGTCCGCACCCAAGCTTCGAGCGAGATCTTCGACCCCTTTTTTTCTTTCCTGTCTCGGTTGGTTTTCGGAAGGAAATATTTTTTCGAGTCGAATTTTGCGAATCGTCCCTTCTAACTTTTCGGCTTGAAATACGTCGGCAAGGGAACCCAGTCGTTTACTTTTTGAGCTCATTCAAAAACTCCTCAATAAAACCTTCGTATTCTTGAGCCTGTTTGCTAGACTTATTGTATTCAAAGACTGATTTTTTTGCGAGATGAGATTCTCCGACTGCCACCCCGTCCGAAATGCTCGTCTCAAAAATACGAAAGTATTTTGTGAGAACGGGAACGATCGTTTTTGTCAAAAGGGTTTGGGGTTTTAATTGGGTAATCAACGCACCTAAAATTTCAAGACTCGGATTGATTCTTTTTTTGATACTGGTAATCGTCTGTTGCAGTCCTACGATTCCATCAACCGAAAATTTTTCCGCCTGCAAGGGGATGATTACAAAGTTGGATCCGACTAAGGCATTGATTGTAAAAATCGATAAACTTGGAGGGCAATCGATGATGCAAAAATCAAATCCGTCTAATCCTTGTAAGGCGTCTCTCAAAATATAGGGTGCGTCGACGGAACTTCCTGAGAGAGTTTCGACTTCTGCAAGAT
Proteins encoded:
- a CDS encoding ParB/RepB/Spo0J family partition protein, encoding MSSKSKRLGSLADVFQAEKLEGTIRKIRLEKIFPSENQPRQERKKGVEDLARSLGADGLLQPIVVTKQNPDDEHYRIVAGERRYHAAKQLNWTEIECKILDRDEKETFRLAIIENLQRENLSPYEEVEAMSHLKTSFKYTDQELATLFGKSRSYMTELLGISDLSKDELKACKNAGIESKNLLIQAVSASRKGTFSEFLKLVSTGALKTVKDAKSFNREEETLFSPKTLNPSESKSQGSKSGDYKITKKTGLIQIRSENEELLAEILKLIKKEIRKKFDSESIS
- a CDS encoding ParA family protein, with amino-acid sequence MIVVSIANQKGGEGKTTTSLNLSMGLARRGKKTLLVDIDPQANSTGIFINPESLDKSMHGVFNSRMAIKDILVDTKLPNLFLAPSKTNLAEVETLSGSSVDAPYILRDALQGLDGFDFCIIDCPPSLSIFTINALVGSNFVIIPLQAEKFSVDGIVGLQQTITSIKKRINPSLEILGALITQLKPQTLLTKTIVPVLTKYFRIFETSISDGVAVGESHLAKKSVFEYNKSSKQAQEYEGFIEEFLNELKK